The Parashewanella tropica genome window below encodes:
- the yacG gene encoding DNA gyrase inhibitor YacG: MPLKVQCPTCQTEVEWSAQQQFKPFCSERCKMLDLGDWAAEKHAIPVEPDLDIQLLDEIGYDEPNFFKED; the protein is encoded by the coding sequence ATGCCGTTAAAGGTTCAATGTCCTACCTGCCAAACAGAAGTTGAATGGAGTGCCCAACAACAATTCAAACCTTTCTGTAGCGAACGCTGTAAAATGCTCGACCTCGGCGACTGGGCAGCAGAAAAACACGCCATTCCTGTTGAGCCTGACTTAGATATCCAGCTTCTTGATGAAATTGGTTACGATGAACCTAATTTCTTTAAGGAGGATTAA
- a CDS encoding heme lyase CcmF/NrfE family subunit gives MIPELGHFALVLGLAFALLLTVIPLVGVAQRNDHLIRYAWPLSYGMFAFIFIAIIVLGYSFGTDDFSVKYVAQHSNSQLPEFFKIAAVWGGHEGSLLFWVFTLSLWTAAVAKFSKSIDIRYTARVLAILGLIVTGFTAFMLLTSNPFERLFPMPLEGRDLNPMLQDVGLIFHPPMLYIGYVGFSVSFAFAIAALMSGRLDSAWARWSRPWTLAAWIFLTGGIALGSWWAYYELGWGGWWFWDPVENASFMPWLVGTALVHSLIVTEKRGTFRNWTVLLAIFAFSLSLLGTFIVRSGVLTSVHSFAADPSRGSFILLLLAITIGGSLTLFGFRANQMASPSRFQLWSKETLILVCNLLLTVACATVLLGTLYPLLIEALGMGKISVGPPYFNAVFVPIALVTLGLMGIGPVIRWKKAKQGEVKKTLWVPAVVAAMFGFAAPLIAGGEYKIWVVLGVTAAIWVVLATAAVIYKNAKSSTGQFEIKRIGRSQWGMAWAHVGIAVTVIGATLVSNYDIERSVRMGPGITQHVAGYDFTFVKEVPVKGPNYTANRIYMDINKDGNKVSTIHPEKREYNIQVMSMTEVGIDWGVLRDLYVTVGDPISKTDYAVRITYKPFVRWLWFGAIFMMIGGILSASDKRYRKKVAAKFAKPVQEIKPTGQLATE, from the coding sequence ATGATCCCTGAACTTGGACACTTTGCACTGGTACTAGGGTTAGCCTTTGCATTACTTTTAACCGTCATTCCATTGGTGGGTGTTGCGCAGCGTAATGATCATTTGATCCGCTATGCATGGCCGCTGTCCTATGGCATGTTTGCTTTCATTTTTATTGCTATCATAGTACTCGGATACAGTTTTGGCACTGATGATTTCTCCGTCAAGTATGTCGCTCAGCACTCTAACTCGCAATTGCCTGAGTTTTTTAAAATAGCAGCGGTGTGGGGCGGCCATGAAGGTTCGCTACTGTTTTGGGTCTTTACTTTATCTTTGTGGACGGCAGCGGTAGCTAAGTTCAGTAAAAGCATTGATATCCGCTACACCGCCAGAGTGTTAGCTATTTTGGGGTTGATTGTGACAGGCTTTACCGCCTTTATGTTGTTAACCTCCAACCCATTTGAGCGTTTATTTCCAATGCCATTAGAAGGGCGTGATCTCAACCCAATGCTTCAAGATGTGGGGTTGATTTTCCATCCTCCAATGCTCTATATCGGTTATGTGGGATTCTCGGTTAGCTTTGCTTTTGCGATTGCCGCATTAATGAGTGGTCGATTGGATTCAGCTTGGGCACGTTGGAGTCGCCCATGGACGTTAGCGGCTTGGATCTTCCTAACCGGTGGTATCGCGCTTGGCTCTTGGTGGGCTTACTATGAGCTTGGCTGGGGCGGATGGTGGTTCTGGGATCCCGTTGAAAACGCTTCCTTTATGCCATGGCTTGTGGGTACGGCGTTAGTGCATTCACTGATTGTGACCGAAAAACGCGGAACCTTTAGAAACTGGACAGTACTGTTGGCTATCTTTGCCTTTAGTTTAAGCTTATTAGGTACCTTTATTGTTCGTTCAGGCGTATTAACGTCGGTACATTCATTTGCCGCTGATCCAAGTCGTGGTTCATTCATCCTTCTCTTGTTAGCCATTACCATTGGTGGCTCGTTAACCTTGTTTGGCTTTAGAGCAAATCAGATGGCAAGTCCATCACGTTTTCAGTTGTGGTCAAAAGAGACGTTAATCTTAGTTTGTAACTTATTACTCACGGTCGCTTGTGCCACAGTATTACTCGGTACTCTATATCCGCTACTGATTGAAGCTTTGGGTATGGGCAAAATCTCAGTAGGTCCTCCATACTTTAACGCCGTATTCGTTCCTATTGCGCTAGTTACACTTGGGCTAATGGGGATCGGTCCTGTGATCCGCTGGAAAAAAGCCAAACAAGGTGAGGTGAAAAAGACACTTTGGGTTCCTGCTGTTGTCGCTGCTATGTTCGGATTTGCCGCACCATTAATCGCCGGTGGCGAATACAAAATTTGGGTTGTCTTAGGGGTAACGGCTGCAATATGGGTAGTACTCGCTACGGCGGCGGTTATCTATAAAAATGCCAAATCATCGACAGGGCAGTTTGAAATTAAGCGTATTGGTCGCAGTCAATGGGGCATGGCGTGGGCTCACGTTGGTATTGCGGTGACGGTTATTGGGGCAACGCTGGTCTCTAATTATGATATCGAACGTAGCGTTCGTATGGGACCAGGGATCACCCAACATGTTGCAGGTTATGACTTTACCTTTGTAAAAGAAGTACCGGTTAAAGGTCCAAACTATACGGCTAATCGTATTTATATGGATATCAATAAGGACGGCAATAAAGTCAGCACTATTCATCCTGAAAAACGAGAATATAACATTCAGGTGATGAGTATGACCGAAGTTGGTATCGATTGGGGTGTGCTGCGTGATTTGTATGTCACTGTTGGTGACCCAATCTCGAAAACCGACTACGCTGTACGTATTACCTATAAACCGTTTGTGCGTTGGTTATGGTTTGGTGCGATATTTATGATGATAGGCGGGATCTTATCGGCTTCTGATAAGCGTTACCGTAAAAAAGTGGCGGCTAAATTTGCTAAGCCTGTTCAAGAAATTAAACCAACTGGTCAACTTGCGACGGAATAA
- the coaE gene encoding dephospho-CoA kinase (Dephospho-CoA kinase (CoaE) performs the final step in coenzyme A biosynthesis.): MSQFIIGLTGGIGSGKSTVADLFAAQGIDIIDADIIAREVVAVGSEGLAEIVEHFSVEVLLDNGELNRTALREKIFNNPDQRLWLNQCLHPKIRQRMLDLVKKSSSVYTLLVVPLLFENGLDSLVNRTLVVDITEEQQIKRTTSRDHSNTEIVKNIINSQMSRDDRLSKADDVISNQGEKDDLEQAVIALHRKYLTLSDKS; the protein is encoded by the coding sequence ATGAGTCAGTTCATAATAGGACTGACAGGCGGTATCGGCAGTGGTAAATCGACAGTGGCGGATTTGTTTGCCGCACAAGGTATCGACATTATTGATGCCGATATCATTGCCAGAGAAGTCGTCGCCGTAGGCAGTGAAGGCTTAGCCGAAATTGTCGAGCATTTCAGTGTAGAAGTACTACTCGACAATGGCGAGCTTAATCGCACTGCATTAAGAGAAAAGATATTTAACAATCCAGATCAGCGACTGTGGCTCAACCAGTGCCTGCATCCTAAGATCCGGCAGCGTATGTTAGATCTGGTCAAAAAATCCTCTAGTGTATATACTTTATTGGTTGTCCCCTTGCTATTTGAGAATGGTTTGGATAGTTTAGTAAATCGCACTTTAGTGGTTGATATTACAGAAGAACAACAAATTAAGCGCACAACATCTAGAGACCATAGCAATACCGAAATAGTTAAAAATATAATAAACAGCCAAATGTCACGGGATGACAGGTTATCGAAAGCCGATGATGTCATAAGTAATCAGGGAGAGAAAGACGACCTAGAGCAAGCAGTTATAGCTCTGCACAGAAAATACTTAACTTTATCTGATAAAAGCTAA
- a CDS encoding c-type cytochrome: MKKLLMMSAVAALTLSANVMAQDGKAVYDKACHVCHSMGVAGAPKSHNTADWAPRLKLGLDELVKVVKKGKGAMPPGGMCMDCKDADYKAAIKYMSSAKK; this comes from the coding sequence ATGAAAAAACTGTTAATGATGTCAGCGGTAGCTGCGTTGACTCTGTCAGCCAATGTTATGGCTCAAGATGGAAAAGCGGTTTATGACAAAGCATGTCACGTTTGCCACTCTATGGGTGTCGCTGGCGCACCTAAGTCTCATAACACAGCGGATTGGGCACCTCGTCTAAAACTAGGTCTTGATGAGCTAGTTAAAGTTGTGAAAAAAGGTAAGGGTGCAATGCCTCCTGGTGGTATGTGCATGGATTGTAAAGATGCAGACTACAAAGCTGCAATCAAATACATGTCTTCAGCGAAAAAATAA
- a CDS encoding prepilin peptidase, giving the protein MKELITIFTQQPALFIGLAFIFAALIGSFLNVVIHRLPVIMKREWQQECNQYLNEYQPDIVKQVGEKALNKPIDNYPDTYNLIVPTSACPKCNGKIKPWHNLPIIGWLLLKGKCASCQTSISARYPIIEFVTASLVTALAWHFGPSLHFVMATILTLGLVALTGIDLDEMLLPDQITLPLLWLGLLLNLNDVFIDLNSALIGAAAGYLSLWSVFWLFKLLTGKEGMGYGDFKLMAVFGAWLGWQMLPLVILLSSAVGAIVGISMIITKKLHANNPIPFGPYIALAGWIALIWGQKIVDWYLVNAL; this is encoded by the coding sequence ATGAAAGAACTAATAACAATATTCACTCAACAGCCAGCCTTATTTATCGGGCTGGCTTTTATTTTCGCAGCACTCATAGGCAGCTTTTTAAATGTGGTGATCCACCGACTACCCGTGATAATGAAGCGTGAATGGCAGCAAGAATGTAATCAATACCTCAATGAATATCAGCCTGATATTGTAAAGCAGGTGGGTGAAAAGGCGCTCAACAAGCCCATTGATAACTATCCTGATACCTACAACCTTATCGTTCCCACGTCAGCATGCCCCAAATGCAATGGAAAAATAAAGCCTTGGCATAATCTGCCCATCATTGGTTGGTTATTACTGAAAGGCAAATGTGCCAGTTGTCAGACGTCTATCTCTGCTCGTTACCCCATCATAGAGTTCGTCACTGCTAGCTTAGTGACAGCATTGGCATGGCACTTTGGACCTAGCCTACATTTTGTCATGGCTACCATTCTTACCTTAGGATTAGTGGCATTAACGGGTATTGATCTAGATGAAATGCTACTGCCTGATCAAATCACTTTACCTCTATTGTGGTTAGGACTCTTATTAAACCTGAATGACGTATTTATTGATTTAAACAGTGCGTTAATTGGCGCTGCTGCTGGTTATCTAAGTCTATGGTCAGTATTTTGGCTGTTTAAGCTTCTGACAGGTAAAGAAGGCATGGGTTATGGTGATTTTAAGTTAATGGCCGTTTTTGGCGCTTGGCTTGGCTGGCAAATGTTACCTTTGGTAATTTTGCTTTCTTCTGCAGTCGGTGCCATTGTTGGGATCAGCATGATCATCACTAAAAAGTTGCATGCTAACAACCCCATTCCTTTCGGCCCTTACATTGCCTTAGCGGGATGGATTGCTTTAATTTGGGGACAAAAAATTGTGGATTGGTATTTGGTGAACGCACTATGA
- a CDS encoding DsbE family thiol:disulfide interchange protein has product MKKFFLFLPLVTFAVLGFFLYKGLFLNPQQLDSALIGKPIPAFELQKLEDENIKLTNKDLIGKVSMINVWGTWCPSCKFEHPYLMKLKAQNILPIYGINYRDERKAALHELKVVGDPYALNIFDPMGKLGVDLGVYGAPETFIVDHNGIIQYRYAGPIAEPVWNNTLLPIIQKLQQQAKARGAS; this is encoded by the coding sequence ATGAAAAAATTCTTCCTATTTTTACCTTTAGTGACCTTTGCCGTATTAGGGTTCTTTCTTTATAAAGGGCTATTTTTGAATCCGCAACAATTGGACTCAGCCCTTATCGGAAAACCCATCCCAGCTTTTGAGCTACAAAAGTTGGAAGATGAAAACATAAAGCTCACCAACAAAGATCTGATCGGCAAAGTGTCGATGATCAATGTGTGGGGAACTTGGTGTCCATCATGTAAGTTCGAACATCCGTATTTAATGAAGCTAAAAGCGCAAAACATTTTACCAATCTATGGCATTAACTATCGTGATGAACGTAAAGCGGCGTTGCATGAATTAAAGGTAGTAGGCGATCCTTATGCACTAAATATCTTTGATCCCATGGGTAAATTAGGTGTGGATTTAGGGGTTTATGGTGCACCAGAAACCTTTATTGTCGATCATAATGGCATTATTCAATACCGTTATGCGGGGCCGATAGCTGAGCCAGTATGGAATAACACCTTACTGCCTATTATCCAAAAACTGCAACAACAAGCTAAAGCGCGAGGAGCATCATAA
- a CDS encoding type II secretion system F family protein, with the protein MATASVASKRAKKKRAKSKSEPKMFTFEWKGTNRDGKKTQGEIQASSVADVRVMLRTQGVMVKGVRKKSKSIFSGDKPIKPMDIAMITRQIATMLSAGVPLVTTIEMLAKGHEKPKMRTLLGTILNELQSGVPLSDALRPHTRYFDELYVDLVAAGEHSGALDTVFDRIATYREKSEALKSKIKKAMFYPIAVILVAIAVTIGLLLFVVPQFEEIFRGFGAELPAFTQMVLGISRWLQEWWWVFVIGIIVGIVGFVNTHRKSQHFRDQVDAALLRIPLIGEILHKGAMARFARTLATTFAAGVPLIEGLESAAGASGNAVYRKALLQVRQEVMTGMQMNMALRTTKLFPDMLVQMVMIGEESGALDDMLNKLANIYEMQVDDAVDGLSSLIEPILMVVIGGIVGALIVAMYLPIFQMGQVVG; encoded by the coding sequence ATGGCAACAGCATCGGTTGCTTCAAAGCGAGCAAAAAAGAAACGGGCGAAATCCAAATCCGAGCCTAAGATGTTTACCTTTGAATGGAAAGGCACCAATCGCGACGGTAAGAAAACCCAAGGTGAAATCCAAGCCAGCAGTGTTGCCGATGTGCGGGTGATGCTCCGTACTCAAGGGGTGATGGTAAAAGGCGTTCGCAAAAAGTCGAAATCCATATTCAGCGGTGATAAGCCCATAAAACCTATGGATATCGCCATGATCACCCGCCAAATTGCCACTATGCTGTCGGCAGGTGTTCCCCTTGTTACCACCATCGAAATGCTGGCCAAAGGCCATGAAAAACCTAAAATGCGTACCTTACTTGGCACCATTTTAAATGAACTCCAATCAGGTGTACCTCTATCAGATGCCCTACGCCCACATACTCGTTATTTTGACGAACTCTACGTAGACTTAGTGGCTGCCGGTGAACACTCAGGTGCGCTCGATACCGTATTTGATCGCATTGCCACCTACCGTGAAAAATCGGAAGCCTTAAAATCAAAAATTAAAAAGGCCATGTTTTACCCGATTGCGGTGATCCTTGTCGCCATTGCGGTAACCATAGGTCTACTGCTGTTTGTGGTTCCACAATTTGAAGAGATTTTCCGAGGGTTCGGTGCTGAACTTCCTGCGTTTACCCAAATGGTATTAGGCATCTCCCGTTGGCTGCAAGAATGGTGGTGGGTGTTTGTTATTGGTATTATTGTTGGGATTGTCGGGTTTGTAAATACTCACAGGAAATCTCAACACTTTCGAGATCAAGTCGATGCCGCTCTGCTAAGAATACCGCTAATTGGCGAGATTTTACATAAAGGTGCTATGGCACGTTTTGCTCGTACTTTAGCGACAACCTTTGCGGCAGGCGTGCCATTAATTGAAGGTTTAGAATCCGCTGCTGGCGCCTCTGGCAATGCCGTTTATCGCAAAGCGTTACTGCAAGTGCGACAAGAGGTGATGACAGGGATGCAAATGAACATGGCCTTACGAACCACAAAATTATTCCCTGATATGCTGGTGCAAATGGTGATGATTGGTGAAGAATCTGGCGCGCTAGATGATATGCTAAACAAACTGGCTAATATCTACGAAATGCAAGTCGACGATGCGGTGGATGGTCTTTCAAGTTTGATTGAACCTATCCTTATGGTTGTTATCGGTGGTATTGTTGGCGCCTTAATTGTGGCTATGTACTTACCTATCTTCCAGATGGGTCAAGTAGTAGGTTAA
- the zapD gene encoding cell division protein ZapD, which produces MNELIYEQPLNEKIRSFLRLEYLAEQLEFNLKHDHQHACFYPLFSLWELCERCDYRNDVIKELDRHLNQLQKWQTLPDADNTNISTLIEQVTEKRHDISQLFRLCEPLKHDRFLIAIRQRFSMPGASCNFDLPQLHFWLSKPWKERKQQYQAWIAHFLPLLDGVKLLLELTRNSTEFEPHTAESGFYQGNGDNLSLVRVRLGANPSSYPTISGNRNRFAIHFMDFRLQKHFDGNVSFELATCR; this is translated from the coding sequence ATGAATGAACTCATATATGAACAGCCACTTAATGAAAAAATTCGCTCTTTCTTACGCTTAGAGTATTTAGCTGAGCAACTTGAGTTCAATCTTAAACACGACCATCAACACGCTTGTTTTTATCCTTTATTTTCTCTCTGGGAATTGTGCGAACGATGTGATTATCGCAACGACGTGATCAAAGAGCTCGATAGACACCTCAATCAACTGCAAAAGTGGCAAACTTTACCTGATGCCGACAATACAAACATTTCCACTCTTATTGAACAAGTCACTGAAAAACGTCACGACATTTCGCAGTTATTCAGATTATGTGAGCCTTTGAAGCACGACCGCTTCCTGATAGCCATTAGACAAAGATTCAGCATGCCGGGAGCGAGCTGTAATTTCGACTTACCACAACTGCATTTTTGGCTATCTAAACCTTGGAAAGAAAGGAAGCAACAATATCAAGCTTGGATTGCTCACTTCCTACCTTTACTTGACGGCGTTAAGCTTTTATTAGAACTCACCCGCAACTCTACCGAATTTGAGCCTCACACAGCCGAAAGTGGATTTTACCAAGGCAATGGCGACAATTTATCCTTAGTAAGAGTTCGTTTAGGGGCTAATCCTAGCAGCTACCCAACCATCAGCGGTAACCGTAATCGTTTTGCAATCCACTTTATGGATTTCAGATTGCAAAAACATTTTGATGGCAATGTCAGCTTTGAACTCGCCACTTGTCGTTAA
- a CDS encoding HU family DNA-binding protein, whose protein sequence is MNKSELVKAMAEQSQSSQKVSKLALDAILYQLTKALSEGEKVYLPQFGTFELRYCLPKQGRNPKTGEVIDIEGYNQPSLKFSANMKNQINSAE, encoded by the coding sequence ATGAACAAATCAGAACTCGTAAAAGCTATGGCTGAACAGTCTCAGTCTTCTCAGAAAGTCTCGAAATTAGCTTTGGATGCCATTCTTTACCAATTAACCAAAGCGTTATCAGAAGGTGAAAAAGTGTATTTACCTCAGTTTGGTACTTTTGAGCTTCGTTATTGTTTACCGAAGCAAGGAAGAAATCCTAAGACGGGGGAAGTGATAGACATTGAGGGATACAATCAGCCGAGTTTAAAGTTCTCGGCTAATATGAAAAATCAAATCAACTCTGCTGAATAA
- the ccmI gene encoding c-type cytochrome biogenesis protein CcmI, with translation MTTFWIFIVLFILVSLLLIWLPFFRQRQNKHIDTDVRQSANIALYKEKITFLEQELAEQQINAEEFQTLKHELEITLLQDTKQGNEEDSNAQTSHHKSPLWPALMSIVLLSVGGYFYHKLGAYQILNDVPQLAQSHTNMSPEQIMRQQLAMMEQQVKKNPKDSETWFSLGHAYMSLGRYQDAIDSFNNAIKVDGETAELLGPKATAMYYQAGQVMTPQIQTLIDKALELDPSEPSTLLLVGMDAFFQGQYQKAIDAWQRILDSQRSDIDVAAVNNAIAEAKKRLAPPVDSSKLGVTITLTVTPELAKHVSPKDTIYLFARTSGDKIIPIAATKITAEALPIEVKLDQSNVLGTGTDFSQVKTVDVIALLTKSGKLKAEKGDLQGRLSNVKVGSHITLPLNELIK, from the coding sequence ATGACGACATTTTGGATTTTTATTGTTTTGTTTATCTTGGTCAGTTTATTGCTGATCTGGCTGCCTTTTTTCCGTCAACGTCAAAACAAGCACATTGATACCGATGTACGCCAAAGTGCGAATATTGCTCTCTATAAAGAAAAGATCACCTTTTTAGAACAAGAATTGGCTGAGCAACAAATTAATGCTGAAGAATTTCAAACCTTAAAACATGAGCTTGAAATCACCTTGCTACAAGATACCAAGCAGGGGAATGAAGAAGACAGCAATGCGCAAACTTCTCATCATAAATCGCCATTATGGCCAGCGTTAATGTCGATAGTGCTCCTTTCTGTAGGTGGTTACTTTTATCATAAGCTTGGCGCCTATCAGATATTAAATGATGTTCCTCAACTGGCTCAAAGTCACACTAATATGTCACCTGAGCAGATCATGCGTCAGCAATTGGCGATGATGGAGCAGCAAGTTAAAAAGAACCCAAAAGACAGTGAAACTTGGTTTAGCTTGGGTCATGCCTACATGTCATTAGGTCGTTACCAAGATGCAATTGATTCTTTCAACAATGCAATCAAGGTCGATGGTGAAACCGCAGAGTTGTTAGGCCCTAAAGCCACCGCTATGTATTATCAAGCAGGACAAGTGATGACGCCTCAAATCCAAACCTTGATAGACAAAGCCTTAGAGCTTGACCCAAGTGAGCCTTCAACTTTATTACTTGTAGGAATGGATGCTTTCTTCCAAGGGCAGTATCAAAAGGCTATTGATGCATGGCAACGGATCTTAGATAGCCAGCGTAGTGATATCGATGTCGCAGCGGTAAACAATGCGATTGCAGAAGCTAAAAAACGCTTAGCCCCCCCCGTTGATAGCTCAAAATTAGGAGTCACGATTACCTTAACGGTAACACCTGAGTTAGCAAAACATGTATCACCTAAAGATACCATTTACCTGTTTGCTCGTACTTCTGGTGATAAAATCATCCCGATTGCCGCCACCAAAATCACGGCCGAAGCGCTACCAATTGAAGTGAAACTCGATCAATCCAATGTACTGGGCACAGGTACGGATTTTAGCCAAGTGAAAACCGTTGATGTCATCGCCTTACTGACAAAATCCGGTAAATTGAAAGCTGAGAAAGGCGATTTACAAGGTAGATTATCAAACGTAAAAGTGGGTAGCCACATCACCTTGCCGCTAAACGAATTGATTAAATAG
- the mutT gene encoding 8-oxo-dGTP diphosphatase MutT, translating into MKRIHVAVGVIINSQNQILIAKRHKHLHQGGKWEFPGGKVEKGETTSEALIRELKEEVDLDVENTTPFMELSFDYPDKQVFLDIHQVSEFKGEAKGQEGQEIKWVSKCDLIDYQFPDANQPILEKIIQQS; encoded by the coding sequence ATGAAACGCATTCATGTTGCCGTGGGTGTTATCATTAACTCACAAAATCAAATCCTCATTGCTAAACGTCATAAGCATCTACATCAAGGCGGTAAGTGGGAATTCCCTGGTGGTAAAGTCGAAAAAGGTGAAACTACCTCTGAAGCGTTGATCAGAGAACTTAAAGAAGAAGTTGATCTTGATGTAGAAAACACGACTCCCTTCATGGAGCTCAGTTTTGATTACCCTGATAAGCAAGTATTCCTAGACATACACCAAGTATCGGAGTTCAAGGGTGAAGCAAAGGGACAAGAGGGACAAGAGATAAAGTGGGTTAGCAAATGTGATTTAATAGATTATCAGTTTCCAGATGCCAACCAACCGATTCTAGAAAAGATTATTCAGCAGAGTTGA
- the nrfF gene encoding heme lyase NrfEFG subunit NrfF yields the protein MKPWIMALLLCVGTFLTGYAAATPVDTYQFKNQTNQERGLKLARSMRCPQCQNQDLVDSNSPVAHDLRIQVYKMVDEGKSDEQIVQYMTQRYGDFVLYKPRMDSKTYILWWGPLGLLICGAIVIGLLVRKQRANKDSNEAFTENDEQALKAILQDEDNK from the coding sequence ATGAAACCGTGGATCATGGCTTTATTATTGTGTGTTGGAACGTTTCTTACAGGATATGCCGCAGCGACACCTGTAGATACTTATCAATTTAAAAACCAAACCAACCAAGAGCGTGGACTAAAACTCGCGCGTTCAATGCGTTGTCCGCAATGTCAAAACCAAGATTTGGTTGATTCTAACTCTCCCGTTGCCCACGATTTACGTATTCAAGTTTACAAAATGGTGGATGAAGGTAAGAGTGACGAGCAAATTGTTCAGTATATGACGCAGCGCTATGGTGACTTTGTACTTTATAAGCCAAGAATGGACTCTAAAACCTACATCCTTTGGTGGGGACCACTAGGTTTGCTTATCTGTGGCGCAATTGTCATTGGTTTATTAGTCCGTAAGCAAAGAGCCAATAAAGACAGTAATGAAGCTTTTACTGAAAATGATGAACAAGCACTAAAAGCGATACTTCAAGACGAAGATAACAAATAA
- the ccmB gene encoding heme exporter protein CcmB: MDQSNQLSYRRGFFTVLKRDIAIALRQRGDIFNPLLFFIMVITLFPLGIGPEPNTLARIAPGIIWVAALLSSMLSLERLFKADFNDGTLEQMLLSPQPLTILVMAKVLAHWILTGLPLVLISPLLALLLNLDHQAYLALILTLLLGTPVLSLLGAIGVALTVGLNKGGVLLSLLILPLYIPILIFATSAIDAAGMNLPYDGQLAIIAAMLAGSLTMAPFAIGAALKVSTN, encoded by the coding sequence ATGGATCAATCGAATCAGCTCAGTTATCGCCGAGGTTTTTTTACCGTTTTAAAACGAGACATAGCCATCGCGCTGCGCCAACGCGGGGATATCTTTAATCCTCTGTTGTTTTTTATTATGGTGATCACCCTATTCCCACTGGGTATTGGCCCTGAGCCCAATACCTTAGCGCGCATCGCCCCTGGGATCATTTGGGTCGCCGCCCTATTATCTTCTATGTTGTCATTAGAGCGTTTATTTAAAGCTGACTTTAATGATGGAACGCTTGAGCAAATGCTGTTAAGCCCACAACCACTCACTATTTTAGTGATGGCAAAGGTGTTAGCCCATTGGATTTTAACGGGTTTACCTTTAGTGCTTATCTCACCATTATTAGCACTTTTATTAAATCTCGATCATCAAGCTTACCTTGCGTTAATCCTCACTTTATTATTAGGTACCCCAGTTTTAAGTTTATTAGGGGCAATTGGGGTAGCTTTGACCGTCGGATTAAACAAAGGCGGCGTACTGCTGAGCTTATTAATTTTGCCTTTATATATCCCAATATTGATTTTTGCCACCAGTGCCATCGATGCTGCTGGAATGAATTTACCTTATGATGGTCAACTGGCGATTATTGCCGCGATGTTGGCAGGTTCATTAACTATGGCGCCATTTGCCATTGGCGCTGCTTTAAAAGTGAGTACGAATTAG
- the ccmA gene encoding cytochrome c biogenesis heme-transporting ATPase CcmA, with amino-acid sequence MSQPVSTNVLLTADSLTCIREERVLFDELSFSVNAGDIVQIEGPNGAGKTSLLRILTGLSRPYEGQVLYQNQPIAQASEEFLQALLYLGHKAGVKPELTAQANLDVYLTLNGYEKANLREILAEVNLSGFEDTPAGHLSAGQHRRTSLARLWHTNAKIWILDEPFTAIDKRGVEHLENKFLQHADQGGCVILTSHQDLTVIPAERLKVIRLDAQEY; translated from the coding sequence GTGTCGCAACCAGTTTCAACCAATGTCTTATTGACCGCTGACAGTCTGACTTGCATTCGTGAAGAACGGGTGCTGTTTGACGAGCTGAGCTTTTCGGTCAACGCAGGCGATATTGTGCAAATAGAAGGTCCAAACGGCGCAGGGAAAACCAGCTTACTGCGGATATTGACAGGGTTATCCCGTCCTTATGAAGGTCAAGTGCTCTACCAAAATCAGCCAATCGCTCAAGCCTCTGAAGAATTTCTACAAGCCCTGTTATATTTGGGACACAAAGCTGGAGTAAAGCCTGAACTCACGGCTCAAGCGAATCTTGATGTTTACCTCACATTAAATGGTTATGAAAAGGCCAATCTTCGAGAGATTTTAGCTGAAGTGAATCTTTCAGGGTTCGAAGACACTCCAGCCGGACATTTATCCGCAGGTCAGCATCGCCGCACTTCTTTAGCAAGATTGTGGCATACCAATGCCAAAATTTGGATCCTTGATGAGCCCTTTACCGCGATTGACAAACGGGGTGTTGAACATTTAGAGAACAAGTTTCTACAACATGCCGATCAGGGTGGATGTGTGATCTTGACCAGTCATCAAGACTTAACGGTGATCCCCGCAGAGCGTTTGAAAGTCATCCGCTTGGATGCGCAGGAGTATTAA